CATCTCGACCGCAGCGCCGACAAGGCGCCGATGGGCCTGTCGCGCCTCACCGCCTGGAGCGCGATCCTGGCCGCCGCGCTGCTGATCCCCGGTGGAGAAGCGCGCCGCCTGTTCGGCGAAGCGGGCCTCAAGCGCGCGATCGACGGCGGCTTCCATCCCGATGGCGGCATCGTGTCGCGCTCGCCGCTTGCGCAACTGGAGGCGGTGATGCTGCTGTCTATGCTGCGCTCGGTCTACGACGTGCGGCGCGAACCACCGCCCGCCTGCCTGGCCGACGCCCTCGCCCGCGCGGTGCCCGCGCTGCTGGGCCTTACCCATGGCGATGGCGGGCTGGGCAACTGGCAGGGCGCGGGCGCGATCGACCCGCAGACGGTCGAAGCCGTGGTCGCCGCCAGCCGGGTCCGCACCCGGCCGCTGCGCCAGGCGCGCGACTGGGGCTATCAGCGCATCGCCGCCGGCAGCACCGTGGTGCAGATCGATGCCGCGCCGCCGCCGATCGCGCGGCTGGCGGAGGCGGGCTGCGCCTCCACCGGCGCGATCGAGATCAGCGACGGGCCGTTGCGGCTGATCATCAATTGCGGCGGCGCGGGTCTGGAGGGCGCGTGGATTCCCCGCGACCTGGCGCAAGGGCTGCGCACCACCGCCGCGCACAGCACCCTGGTCCTCAACGACAGCAACTCGACCGCCCTGCTGCCCGACGGCACGCTGGGCAAGGGCGTGACCGAGGTGGAGCTGAACCGGCAGGAACTGGATAATGGCAGCCGGCTGGACCTTTCCCATGACGGCTATGTCCGGCGGCTGGGCTATGTCCACCGCCGCCTGCTGCTGGTCAGCGGCGACGGCAAGGAAATCCGCGGCGAAGACATGCTGACCCCGGCCGAACGCCGCAAGCGCCCCGCAAAGCAGCCGGTGCAGCTGCGCTTCCACCTCGCCCCCGGCGTCGAGCCGACCCTGACCGCCGACAGCCAGGGCGCCGTGCTGCGCATCGACCTGGGCGGCCTATGGCAATTCCGCACCGGCGCGGGCGTGCTGAGCGTCGAGGACAGCCTGTGGACCGACGGCGACGGCCGCCCCCACCCCACCCGCCAACTGGTGGTGACAGGCGAAGCGCTGCCGGGTGGATCGAGCATCGGCTGGCTGTTCAAGCGGGTCGGGTGAAGGCACGGCCAGCCGTTTCCCATCCGTCTCGCCTAAGCCGAGAGTTTCCCGATCGCCCATTTGGCGGCTTCCGCCACCACCAGATCATCATCCCCGATCAGCGCTTCCAGCCGTCCCATCAGCCGCGCGTCGCCGCTATTCCCTGCCGCGATTGCAGCGTTGCGGACCATGCGGTTGCGGCCGATGCGCTTGATCGGGGAGCCGGAGAAAATCTCGCGGAAAGTCGCGTCGTCCAGGGCGAGCAGGTCGCCGATCGCCGGCGCCGCCAGTTCCGCCCGGCCGACGAACGCCCGGTTCGCCGCCGCCGCATCGGCGAACTTGTTCCAGGGGCAGACAGCCAGGCAGTCGTCGCAGCCATAGACCCGGTTGCCGATCCCTTCGCGCAGCTCCTCCGGGATCGGCCCCTTATGTTCGATGGTGAGGTAGGAAATGCACCGCCGCGCATCGACCATATAGGGCGCGGGGAAGGCGTCGGTCGGGCAGGCGTGGAGACAGGCGGCGCAACTGCCGCAATGGTCGCGTTCCGGCCCGTCGGCTTCCAGCATTATCTCGGTATAGATCGCCCCCAGGAACAGCCAGCTGCCATGGTCCCGGCTGACCAGGTTGCTGTGCTTGCCCTGCCAGCCCAGCCCCGCGCCCTGCGCCAGCGGCTTTTCCATCACCGGCGCGGTGTCCACGAAGACCTTGAGCGCGCCGGGCTGCTGCTCGACCAGCCAGCGGGCCAGCGCCTTCAGCGCCTTCTTGACGACGTCATGATAATCCTTGCCCTGGGCATAGACCGAAAAGCGCGCCCGATCCGGCACGTCGGCCAGCGCCAGCGGGTCGCGCCCCGGCGCATAGCTCATCCCCAGCATGATGACGCTGCGTACGTCCGGCCACAGCCCCCTGGGCGATCCGCGCTGTTCGGCCCGCTCCTCCATCCACAGCATGTCGCCATGATGGCCCGCGTCCAGCCAGTCCCGCAGCCGTTGACCCGCCTTGGGCGCGGCGTCGGCCGGGGCGATGCGGCAGGCGGCAAAGCCCAGTCGCAAGGCTTCCGCCTTCAGGCGCTGTTCCAAGGTTTCGGTTTCCACGGGCACGGGTCCAGACTATCAGGGCGGGATGATTGGCGACACACCGGCCCCTGGTTTCCCCTATGCCGTCGAAGGCCATGGGCTTGTCAAGATATTCGGCAACTTCCGCGCGGTCGACGGGGTCGATATCGCCGTGCCCGCCGGGACGATCTACGGCATTCTCGGCCCCAATGGCGCGGGCAAGACGACCTTGCTGCGCACGCTGCTGGGCATTGTCGATCCGGACGAGGGGCATCGCCTGCTGCTGGGCGCGGACCAGCCGCTGCGCATGGCGCGCGAAGTCGGCTATCTGCCGGAGGAACGGGGCCTCTATCCGTCGATGAAGGCCTATGAGGCGATCGCCTTCATGGGCGCGCTGCGCGGCCTGCCGCTGAAGACCGGACGCGAACGGGCGAAGGCGATGCTCGACGGCCATGGCATGGGCGCATCGATCGACAAGCCGATCCGCCAGCTTTCCAAGGGCATGGCCCAGACGGTCCAGCTTTTCGGCACCATTGTCCATGAACCGCGCCTGATCGTGCTGGACGAGCCTTTCTCCGGCCTCGACGCCATCAACCAGGAGAAACTGGAGGCGCTGATCCGGGATCAGGCGCACAAGGGCGTCACCATCGTCTTTTCCACCCATGTCATCGCCCACGCCGAACGATTGTGCGAGCGCATCGCCATTGTCGCGGGCGGCCGCATCCGCTTCGAAGGCACGGTCAGCGACGCGCGCGATCGGCTGCGCCCACAGGTGCGCCTGCGCACCCGGACGGGCGATGGCGCCTGGCGCAGCGCGCTGCCCGCCGACACCGTGGCGGAGGAGGGCGTTTGGCATTTCGCCCTGCCTGAGGAAGGGATCGAGCCGCTGCTGCGGGCGCTGATCGACGGGCGGGCGGGGATTGAAAGCCTGTCGATCGAGCGGCCGGGCCTGCACGATGCCTTCGTCGCCATCGCCGGAGCCGCCGCCGCCAGGCAGATGCAGGATGGTGAAGGCCGGGAGGACGAGGCATGAAGCAATTATGGCGTGCCGCTTTCGTCATCGCGCGACGTGACTTCACCGCCGTTGTGCTTTCCCGCACCTTCATTCTCTTCCTGCTGGGGCCGTTGCTGCCGATCCTGATCGGCTTCGCCTTCGGGGGGCTGGGCGAGAAAATCTCCAGCACCGACCTGCGCCCGGTGGTGGGCATCGCCATGTCGGCGCAGGATAAGGCTGCATTGGAACGCGCTCATGACCGGCTGACCGAACGCATGGGCGACCAGGCGCTGCCGCGTTTGCGACAGGTGCCCTCTGCCCCCAGCCCGCGCGTCCAGCTCGCCCGCCCGGATTCGGAGGTGGTAGCGATCCTGTCGGGCACGCTCGCGCATCCGCTCCTGACCGGCAAGCGGCAGGATCTCGACAAGTTGCAGGGCGACATCAGTCTGCTCTCCACCGCCGCGCTGGCGGAACGGACGCTGCAATTCGTCCGGGTGGAGCGGCAGGAAGTCACCACCAGCCTGGGGGCGCAGGCGCAGGTGCGGCTCATCATCGGCCGGATCGCGCAGGTGGTGATGTTCTTCCTCACCATTCTGCTCGCCGGCATGATCCTGTCCAATCTGGTCGAGGAAAAGACCAACAAGATCATCGAAATCCTCGCCGCCGCCGTGCCGATCGACGCCATTTTCCTGGGCAAGCTGATGGCGATGCTGGCGATGAGCTTTGTGGGCATCGCCTTCTGGGGCGGCACCGCCTTCGCCATCTTCCTGGCGCTGGGCGGCAGCGCCACCGGCCTGCCCGCGCCGGCGGTGGGATGGCCGCTCTTCCTGATGCTGGCGGTGTTCTATTTCGCCATGGCCTATACGCTGCTCGGCTCGCTCTTCCTGGGCATCGGCGCGCAGGCGGCGACGGTGCGGGAGGTGCAGACGCTCAACATGCCGATCACCATGGGACAGATGCTGATCTTCTTCTTCGCCAGCTATGCGGTCGACCATATGGGATCGCCGGCGGAGGTGGCGGCCTGCATCTTCCCCTTCAGCTCGCCCTTCGCGATGATCGCCCGCGCCGCGCAGGACACCGCCATCTGGCCGCATCTGCTCGCGCTGGTCTGGCAGGCGGCGTTCGTGGCGCTCATCATCCGCATCGGCGTGCTGCTTTTCCGCCGCCATGTCATGCAATCGGGCGGACGCTGGTGGAAGGCGCTGTTCAGCCCGGCGATCGGCTGATGCGGTAGATGTGCAGCGGCCCCTTGCCGGGCAGCGGCTCCAGCCAGGGCGGCGTCTGGTTTCGCGGCAGCATCGCCGCCAGCCCGCTGGGGTTCGCCTTGCCATAGAGGCGCAGTTCGTTGAGGCCGTCGCAGGTGACGAGATAGGCGGCGCGGGTGCGGCCGATCGCCGCCTGAGCCGCGGCGGGCGCATCGACATAGACGCTGATGACGGCGGAAATGCCGATGGCGTTGCGATGATGGGCGGTACCGATGACGCTGTGCCGGGTCTGCGCCAGAATGTCGGGGCCAAGGTCGATCGGCGCGAGCAGCGTCGTGGGCGGCAGCGTCTTGAGCAGCGCCAGCACCGCAGCCGAACGGCAGTCGGCGCCGGTCTTCGTCGCCGATTCGGGCTGGGCGGCGATCCCGACCCAGGCGGCGCACAGGCCAACCGGGGTCGGCAGCACCAGCGCGACAGATCCGGTCACGCGCAGCAGCGCCCGGCGCGACGCCTGTATCCGGCCGAACAGTCGGAGCAGCAGCCAGGCAGTGCCGGGAAGCGCGAAGAGATGGGCCACCGACAGCGCGCGCATCACCAGTATCGACACGGCGATTGCGCCGCACAGCAGCAGGGCCAGCGCCAGCCAGTGCATCCGTGCATCCCCCCTGGCCGTTCGCGCCGCGTACAGGGTTGCGCCAAGGCCGAACAGCGGGGGTAACAGGATCACGCCCTGCATCGACAGGCCCTGTTCCCAGAGCGGCCGTCCTTCCATCACCTGGAGATACCAGAGCCGATAGGCGAGCGGGCCAAGCGCCGCGAAGGGGTCGCCCGACAGGCAGGGGCCGCCCGTCGCCAGAAAAGTCGCCAGCGCCGCGCTACTGCCGATGGCCGCCGCGGCGAGGCGCCGCCCCGCCGATCGCGTGCCGATCATCCGGGTGGCTAGGCTGGTTATGATGGCCAGCATCGTCAGCGGCCAGATATAGGCGGCGGACAGGGCGTCGCACTGGATGGCGACCAGCGCCTGGGGGCCTTTGAGCAGTGCCAGCAGGACCGGAGCGGCGCTGCCCAGCGTCAGGATGAAGGCGATGAAACGCGGTGTCTGCGCCCGGTCGATCCAGTGCCGCAAGGCGAAGGTGCCGGCGAACAGGGCGGCATAGGGCAGTCCTTCGCTGGAAATCTGCAGCCACAGCGCCAATGCAAGACCGGCGATCACCCCGCCGCGCGCCGCGCGCCCGTCCATCGCGCCGGCAAGAGCGATGGCGGCCAGCATGATCTGCCAGCCATGATGGTCGATCCGCAGCGGCGTGAACTGCACCAATATGCTGGGCGCGGTCAGCAACAAGGCGACAGCGAGCAGGGCGATTTCGCGGCCCGCAATCCGCCGCGCGGCGATGAACAGGGCGGCGGTCAGCCCGCCGAGCAGCAGCAGCGGCACGGCCGCGCAGGCGATCAGTTCGGCCATCGCCGTCCCCGATATCGGGCGCAGCAGCAGGATGAGGCCCGCGATCGGCATGTCCACGATCCGTGACCAGTGCATCGGCCCGCCCAGCGGCGGGTTCACCCGATGCTGGCTGACATCGTGGAAGGCCTGTCCGCCGATCCAGTCGCGCACCTGCACCAGCCGCATCGCATCGTCGGGATCGCGAAAGGCGAGGGTGGCGAAGCCGCCATGGAACAGCCACAGCAGCACGGCGCTGCACAGCAGCCAACCCAGCAATGCCCAGAATGCGGCATTACGCAGCTTGGGGCGGGGTTCAGGCGCGGGCGAAGACGCCATATTTTCGGATCGCATAGACGGTGAGGAAGCTGGCGGGCACCGACAGCAGCTTGGCAAGCGCCGGCGCGACGCCGATCAGGCTGAGGCCGCCGACCATCGCCATGGTCATGCCCATGCCGAGCAGCGCGCTGGCGACGAAAGCCAGGCGCTGGCCATGAGTGGGGCCGGGGGCGGTGTCGAAAACGAAGCGGACGCTGATGACCCAGTGGATCAGCAGGCCCAGCGCATAGCCGCCACAGGCGGCGGCGACCGGCGGCACGCCCACCCGGTCCAGCATCAGGAAGAGGAGGAAGTCGCCCGACAGCGCGCAGATGCTGGCCAGCAGATAGCGGGCGAACATCAGGCGCGAGATCGGCACGGCCAGTGTTCGCAGCCAATCGGCCATGGCGGTCAGGCCGCCTTCAGCCGCGAGGGTATGGCGCGGACGCTGGCGAGCGCGGCCTGCGCATCGGCATCGGCCCCGTCCATCTGGCCCTCATCGCCTGCCTCATGATATTCGGCGTCCTCATTGACCTGCCACACGTCATGGACGCGCGCGCCCGCGACGATGTTGCGGACGGTCAGCATCGCCGTCATCATCGCATGGTCCTGGTTGTTGTAGCGGTGCATCCCGTTGCGGCCGACCATGTGGAGCGTGGGATAGCGCGCTTCCAGCTCGGTGCGCATCGCCAGCACATTGGCGGCATAGGCGTCGTCATAGACCGGATAGGCCTTTTCCTGCCGCACCACCGCGCCGCCGACCACATCCTTGGGGTCGCACAGGCCCAGCGCCGCCATTTCCCTGGTCGCCAGCGCGATCAGATCGGCGTCGGCGGAGGCCCAGAGGCCGTCGCCCTCGAAGCAGAAATATTCCAGGCCGACGCAGGCGAGCGACGGGTCCGGCACCATTTCGGGCGACCAACTCCGGAAATTCTGGATGCGGCCGACCTGCACCCTGGGATCATGGATATAGATCCAGTTGTCGGGGAAGATATCATCCCCCTTCACCATCAGCGCCACGGTCAGGAAATCGCGATATTTCAGGTCCATCGCCTGCGGTAAAGTCGTCGGCAGCGGATGGATGCGCCCGGCCAGTTCGCGCATCGGCGCAGAGCTGATGACATGGGTCGCGGTGATGGCGACGTCGCCTTCCGGTCCCTCCGTGATCAGGCGCCACGCGCCGTTCGCCTGATCTTCCTCCAGCCGCTTGAAGCTGTGCGCCATCAGCACCGGATTGCCGCCCTCGACCACACGGTCGCGCGCGGCTTCCCACATCATGCCGGGGCCAAGACGGGGATAGCGGAAGCTTTCCAGCAGCGTCTTGGTTTCCATGCCGTCATTGGGCTTCCTGTTGAGGCCCAGGCTGCGCTTCAGCCCATCCTTGACCGCGCCCCAGAGCGACAGGCCCTTGATCCGCTGCGCCGCCCAGTCGGCCGACATTTCGTCGCACGGCATCCCCCAGACCTTTTCGGTATAGGTCTTGAAGAAGATGGAGAAGAGCTTGTGGCCGAAGGCGTTGACCGTCCAGTCCTGGAAGGATTTGACGTCGCGGTTGGGGAAGAGCCGCGCCTTGGCGAAGCTCGCCATGCAGAGCGTGGAGCGCCAGATGCCCAGATTCCACAGTGCCTCGAACGCGCGCAGCGGATAGCTGTAATATTTGCCTTCATAATAGATGCGGCTCATCCGCGGGCGCTGGATGAAGTCGTTGGGCAATATCTCGTTCCACAGGTCGACCACCTGTTGCGACTTGGAAAAGAAGCGATGCCCGCCAATGTCGAATCGGAAGCCGTTCAGTTCCACCGTGCGGCTGATACCGCCGACATAGACCGGATCCTTCTCGATCACGGTCACGCTAAACCCCTGTTTGGTCAGAAGATAAGCGGCGGTCAGGCCAGCGGGGCCGGCCCCGATGATGGCGACGTCCACGGGTCGATCGGTACGCGGCATGGCAAGCTGTTCCCCCGGTTGATCCTTCGTGACCTCCGGAGTGAAGGGAATCCTCTAAGGACTGGTTAACCACGGCCAAGAGTTTGTCTTGCAATGCGCCTTCGGCGCATCCGTACCGGCCTTCCGAAATGCGCCCTTTCGCGCATTTCGAGACAGGCTCTAAGGATAATCGCCCGGCATGACAAAGGGCCGCCCCGCTGGCGCGGAACGGCCCTCTGCAGTCCCCTTCGTGCGGGGAAGGCTTGCGCGATGATGCGCGGGTCAGCTCTGGCGTTGGGCGAGTATGTTCAGGTCGCTGCGCGCACCGTCCAGCGCGGAGCCGTAGCAGGTGCGATAATCCTCGGTGATCGGCAGGACCGATCCGTTGACATAGCCGCATACCTGCTTGGACGCGCGGATCAGCCGGGAGTCGGCGCGACGCATCCCGTTGTTGCTGGTAAGGTTCAGGTCGGCCACGGACACGGCGATCGAGCGGGTTTGTGCACCGGTATTGCCGTCGACGATCACATCCATATCATTGCTGCCGGCGCTTGCCATGGTGGGCAGAGCAAGGGCGATTGTGGCGGCCAGCGCCACCAGCGTCTTGTTGGTCATCCTGTTCTCCTGTCGAACATTAGGGTGTTCGCCCCACGTCTGCCGTGGATGTAGGGTCCCGCTCTAAATAAGCGCACAGGGCGTTGTTGAAAAGAGGCCACTTGACAAAAAGTGGCGGATTTCTGGGATTTTGCGGGTGCGAAGATGTTCCGTTCGCACCCGCATCATGCCCTTAATGCCGGAAGTGGCGCATCCCGGTGAAGACCATCGCCAGCCCGGCTTCGTCGGCCGCCGCGATCACATCTTCGTCGCGGATCGATCCTCCTGGCTGGATTACCGCCGTCGCCCCGGCTTCCACCGCCGCCAGCAGGCCGTCGGCGAAGGGGAAGAAGGCGTCGGAGGCGACGGCGGACCCCAGGGTGCGCGGCTCGCTCCAGCCCGCTTTCTCGGCGGCGTCCTTCGCCTTCCACGCGGCGATGCGCGCGGATTCGAGGCGGTTCATCTGGCCCGCGCCGACGCCCGCGGTGCTGCCGTCCCTGGCATAGACGATGGCGTTGGACTTCACATGCTTGGCGACGGTCCAGGCGAACAGGCAGTCCTTCAACTCCTGATCGGTCGGCGCGCGCTTGGTCACGACTTTGAGTGCGTCGCGATCCACCTTGCCATTATCGCGGCTCTGCACCAGCAGGCCGCCTGCTATGCTCTTGATTTGCAAGCCGGGGCGTGCCGGATCGGGCAGGTCGCCGGTCAGCAGCAGGCGGAGATTCTTCTTCTTCGCGAAGATCGCCTTGGCCGCGTCATCGGCATCGGGCGCGGCGACGACTTCGGTGAAGATGCCACTGATCGCCTCGGCGGTCGGGCCGTCGAGCGGGCGGTTGACGGCGATGATGCCGCCAAAGGCCGACACGCTGTCGCAGGCGAGCGCCGCCTCATAGGCTTCGATCAGCGTTCCGCCGGTGGCGACGCCGCAGGGATTGGCGTGCTTGACGATGACGACGGTCGGCGGGCCGTCGCGAAACTCGCTGACCAGCTCCAGCGCGGCGTCGGCGTCGTTATAATTATTGTAGCTGAGTTCCTTGCCCTGGATCTGCTTCGCCTGCGCGATGCCGTTCGCCGTGGGACCGACGGGCAGGTAGAGCGCGGCGGACTGATGCGGGTTTTCGCCGTAGCGCAGCGTGGAACCGAGCTTGCTCGATACCGACAGGCTTTCGGGGAACAGCACGCCCTGGTCGGCGAAGGCGAACCAGCTTGCGATCATCGAATCATAGGCGGCGGTGGCAGCGTACGCTTTCGCGGCCAGCATGCGGCGGAAGTCGTAGCTGGTCGCGCCGGCTTTCTCCGCCATCTCGGCGATCAGGCGGGCATAGTCGGCTGGGTCGGTGACAATGGCGACGCTTTCATGATTTTTCGCCGCCGACCGGACCATCGACGGGCCGCCGATATCGATATTCTCGATGATCTCCTCGCGCTCCGCACCCTTGGCGACGGTCGCGGCGAAGGGATAGAGGTTGACCACCACCAGATCGATCGCGCCGATTTCGTGCTCCTGCATCGAGGCGACATGGTCCGGATTGTCGCGCACGGCGAGCAGGCCGCCATGGACCTTGGGGTGCAGCGTCTTGACGCGGCCGTCCATCATTTCGGGGAAGCCGGTGAGGTCGGAAATATCCTTCACCGCCAGCCCCGCCTCGCGCAGTGCCTTGGCGGTGCCGCCGGTCGACACCAGTTCCACTCCATGCTGGCCCAGCGCCGTGCCCAGTTCGATGAGGCCGGTCTTGTCGGACACGGACAGAAGGGCGCGTTTGATGGGGACGTCAGTCATGAGGCAGTGGCTTTCTACAGGCAAAAGGCAGGATGGCTTTGCGCCGGTCCCTTAGTCCTGGACGGCAAAAAAATACAGCCCCGGACGCGACAGGAGGGCGACAGGGCGAAGTTCACAATGTCGTCGGGCGTTTTCTGGCGGATTCGTGGAAATTGTCAGGGCACCCACGAAGTGGTGGTGGAGTGTCTTGCTATCGATAGGGTGACACCCCTCCGTCATGCGCTTCGCGTGCGACACCTCCCCTACAAAGGGAGGATGATGGTAAGTGACCATGAGCAGACGTTGTTCCCCCGCCCCTCTCCGTCGTTCCCGCGCAGGCGGGAACCCATCTCCCGCCATTGCCCTAGGCACAAGGCCGGGAAGACATCGAAGACAGGCCGCAGTCGCCCTTCCTCCGCCTTCCCCAATCCTATTCCCTTCCAATGTAGGATTTCTTCTGATCTATCCTTGTCGATGGACCAGCACGCCCTCCGCACCCGCCCTCCCCTGCCGATCACCGCCGCACCGGCGCGCAACTGTGACCCGCCTGTCGCGTCCCTGTCGCGCGGGCGGCGCGTCGGTGTGACCCTACAGGCGCGCCAATGGCGCGTCGGCGACGCATCGGCGGCGCATTCCTGTCGCGAATCCCCCGGAAATGCCCGGAAAACCGATGCCTGCAACGGTGTGAACTTTGGACCTGTGACCCTGTTGGTCGGCTTATTTCGCTTGCAGCGCCGTCACGCACGCCGCCGGATCGACATCCGTCCCCGTCGACGATCGCGCGTCGACATGGGTCACGACCGGCTCAGGCGCGCATCGCCTCCAGCGCCTTGCCCACGGCCGCAATGCCTTCCGGCGAAGCGGCAAAGCCCATATGGGTGCAATCGACCTCGATCGCCTTGTCGCGCTCGCTGGAGCGGCCCCTGGCGCATTCGGGCAGGATCACGCCGTCACGTTTCGACCAGAGCGCCACGGTCGGCACCGGCGGCTTTTCCTCGCGGGTGCAGGGAAAGGGCGGCCGGTCGACCGGGAAGCCCGACACGAGCTGATAGAGCCGCCAGGCATGGTTGGCGCGCGGGTCGCCGGAAAAGGGCGTGCCCATCGTCACCACGCCGCCGACCTTATGGGTGGCGAATTTCGCATATTCGCGTGCATAAAGGCCGCCCAGGCTCCAGCCCACCAGCGTCACCGGGCCGCTGCCTTGCCGCCGGATCGCATCGACCCGCCGGTCGATCTTTTCCAGGCTGTCGGGACGCGGCCCGAAATTGCGGCCCATGCCCCAGTCATGCGCGTCATAGCCCGCTTCGGTCAGGATGCGACGCAGCCAGTTCATACGCTGTTCCGACGCCATCAGGCCGGGGATCAACAGGACGCTGCGTCCGTCGCCGCGAATCTGGCCGGCCAGATTCGCGGCCTGCGCCTTTGTCCGCGCCAGATCGAAGGGCACCGACAAATTGCCCAATAGCTGTTGCAGCGGCGGAAGCACGGGCGCGCGCGGTCCCGGCGCGAGGCGATCCTTCCAGAATGTGCTGACGGCTTGAGCATAAGGTGGCACGACGATGAAAATCCTTGAACCCCCAGCGGGGAAAAGATGACATTGTCGTGACAAATGCCGTGGACGTCCATCGGTTTCGGCTCATGCGACCAACGGCTCGTCGTTTGTGACAGGCCTTCAGGGAGCGAGAGGAGAGGTTTGAGCGACCGGTTCGCCCTCGGTGGTGCGCAGGGTGCGCGGCTCCAGGATCGCCGCCGTCTCTATGAGGTCGAGCGCGCGACGCGCCTCCATATAGCGGCGGGCCATCTGGACCCACCGTTCGGCAACGGTCCGGCCCGGCATATGTTCCACTTCCGCCAGCGCGGCACTCACCCGGCCGCCGTCCAGATAGCGGAGCGCCCGGTCATAGGCCGCCTGTGGCCGGGGGGAAGGGGTCGATGCGTCGTGGATGGTGATCAACTCGTGCGCCTCATGCCGCAGCGCGTCCCACCAGCTCGCATCGGCGGGTGGGGTCGTCACCTGGTTGCCGATGTCGGACAGGCCGGCGCGCAGATCGGTCAGCGTCACCGGCTCGCGCGCGGCGTTGATGATGGTGGCTACGGCGCGGGGCTGGGCCTGGCCGAAGCGGAGCCGCAACTGCCCCTCGATATAGCCCAGCGGCGCGCCATTATCGAGCGCGCGCCGCGCGGCGAAGGCGACCAGCAGCCCTTCGGCGCGCGCTGCATTGGCGGAGGCGGCCTGCGCCTCAACGGTGATGCGGGTCAGCCGCTCCTCCAGTTGCACGACGCGGCTGTCCAGCATCTGCGCGGCATCGGCGGTCAGCGGGCGGGTGGCGACGCCGGGCAGGACGCCAGCGGGCAGGGCTGCGGACGGTCGTTGCGGATCGCCCCAGCGCCGCTGGATCTGCGGCCAGGCCCAGGCGGTCAGCGCCACCCCCAGGGCAAAGGCGAGCAGCGTCAGGATCAACAGCGGCAGGATATTGCGCCGGCGCGCAGGCGGCGGCGTCACGGGGGCGCTGGCCACCCCGTCTCCGTCATTCATGCTGACCCTATCGTCTATCATTGCGCATGTCCTTCGCACAAAGACAAGGCGAGGGCCA
This genomic stretch from Sphingobium sp. BYY-5 harbors:
- the purH gene encoding bifunctional phosphoribosylaminoimidazolecarboxamide formyltransferase/IMP cyclohydrolase; translation: MTDVPIKRALLSVSDKTGLIELGTALGQHGVELVSTGGTAKALREAGLAVKDISDLTGFPEMMDGRVKTLHPKVHGGLLAVRDNPDHVASMQEHEIGAIDLVVVNLYPFAATVAKGAEREEIIENIDIGGPSMVRSAAKNHESVAIVTDPADYARLIAEMAEKAGATSYDFRRMLAAKAYAATAAYDSMIASWFAFADQGVLFPESLSVSSKLGSTLRYGENPHQSAALYLPVGPTANGIAQAKQIQGKELSYNNYNDADAALELVSEFRDGPPTVVIVKHANPCGVATGGTLIEAYEAALACDSVSAFGGIIAVNRPLDGPTAEAISGIFTEVVAAPDADDAAKAIFAKKKNLRLLLTGDLPDPARPGLQIKSIAGGLLVQSRDNGKVDRDALKVVTKRAPTDQELKDCLFAWTVAKHVKSNAIVYARDGSTAGVGAGQMNRLESARIAAWKAKDAAEKAGWSEPRTLGSAVASDAFFPFADGLLAAVEAGATAVIQPGGSIRDEDVIAAADEAGLAMVFTGMRHFRH
- a CDS encoding alpha/beta fold hydrolase produces the protein MPPYAQAVSTFWKDRLAPGPRAPVLPPLQQLLGNLSVPFDLARTKAQAANLAGQIRGDGRSVLLIPGLMASEQRMNWLRRILTEAGYDAHDWGMGRNFGPRPDSLEKIDRRVDAIRRQGSGPVTLVGWSLGGLYAREYAKFATHKVGGVVTMGTPFSGDPRANHAWRLYQLVSGFPVDRPPFPCTREEKPPVPTVALWSKRDGVILPECARGRSSERDKAIEVDCTHMGFAASPEGIAAVGKALEAMRA
- a CDS encoding MICOS complex subunit MIC60; this encodes MIDDRVSMNDGDGVASAPVTPPPARRRNILPLLILTLLAFALGVALTAWAWPQIQRRWGDPQRPSAALPAGVLPGVATRPLTADAAQMLDSRVVQLEERLTRITVEAQAASANAARAEGLLVAFAARRALDNGAPLGYIEGQLRLRFGQAQPRAVATIINAAREPVTLTDLRAGLSDIGNQVTTPPADASWWDALRHEAHELITIHDASTPSPRPQAAYDRALRYLDGGRVSAALAEVEHMPGRTVAERWVQMARRYMEARRALDLIETAAILEPRTLRTTEGEPVAQTSPLAP